The Nocardioides campestrisoli genome includes a window with the following:
- a CDS encoding GOLPH3/VPS74 family protein: MPETPTLVAEDLMLLLMDDEKGRLAASSQSRPLFGGALLVELALDEAVEVEEKRGLLHTPRVHARQPRSQERPDPLLAQAWQTVSEKPRTASDLVGRLGKGTREELQRRLVARGILEERETRVLGLFPSRTWPAADLRHEQEVRAGLQRCLVGGAQPDPRTASLIALLSAVDQAHRVVDRGALSSREVRKRAKAIAEGSWAAQGVRDAVAASTAAITAAVTTSAAVTAAGS, encoded by the coding sequence ATGCCCGAGACCCCCACCCTGGTCGCCGAGGACCTGATGCTGCTGCTCATGGACGACGAGAAGGGCCGGCTCGCCGCCTCCTCCCAGTCCCGCCCGCTGTTCGGCGGCGCGCTGCTCGTGGAGCTGGCGCTCGACGAGGCGGTCGAGGTCGAGGAGAAGCGCGGCCTCCTGCACACCCCCCGGGTGCACGCGCGTCAGCCCCGGTCCCAGGAGCGGCCCGACCCACTGCTGGCGCAGGCCTGGCAGACCGTCTCGGAGAAGCCGCGCACCGCGTCGGACCTCGTCGGCCGCCTCGGCAAGGGGACGCGCGAGGAGCTGCAGCGACGGCTCGTGGCGCGGGGCATCCTGGAGGAGCGGGAGACGCGCGTGCTGGGGCTCTTTCCCAGCCGCACCTGGCCGGCCGCGGACCTGCGGCACGAGCAGGAGGTCCGCGCCGGGCTGCAGCGGTGCCTGGTCGGCGGTGCCCAGCCGGACCCTCGCACGGCGAGCCTGATCGCCCTGCTCTCCGCGGTGGACCAGGCCCACCGAGTGGTGGACCGCGGAGCGCTGAGCTCCCGCGAGGTGCGGAAGCGGGCCAAGGCCATCGCCGAGGGGAGCTGGGCGGCCCAGGGCGTGCGGGACGCCGTCGCGGCCTCGACGGCGGCGATCACCGCCGCGGTGACGACCTCGGCAGCCGTCACCGCAGCCGGCTCCTGA
- a CDS encoding PP2C family protein-serine/threonine phosphatase codes for MAEANSVLSASARRVRQHYHRAVRTGMSEQLVLLVVVTLLMAAAIVGVPDYAPLILMVLPMAVASLVLGPRQLPWFIVFVLLTLAVTVTQQPDITVRVAVTVAVLFVLGFIVLLASFRRSTLGVAGVMGESMLVDLRDRILKQGAIPTLPARWNVAWELRSAGGTAFAGDFVVASRSRDRLELAVVDVSGKGEDAGTRALLLSGAFGGLLGAMSPAQFLPAANDYLLRQAWEEGFATAIHLSLDLATGHFELRSAGHPPAAVHDAGTGRWGVVVADGPLLGLIEDATYPSTAGVMRPGDAMLLYTDGLVEERGRDISLGIDRMLGQAERILRGDFEDGAARLIDALGSPDDDRALLMVHRRP; via the coding sequence ATGGCTGAAGCGAACTCGGTGCTCTCCGCGTCCGCCCGACGCGTCCGGCAGCACTACCACCGGGCTGTGCGCACCGGCATGTCCGAGCAGCTGGTGCTGCTCGTGGTGGTGACGCTGCTGATGGCGGCGGCCATCGTCGGCGTGCCCGACTACGCCCCGCTGATCCTGATGGTGCTGCCGATGGCGGTGGCCAGCCTGGTGCTCGGGCCGCGCCAGCTGCCGTGGTTCATCGTCTTCGTCCTGCTGACCCTGGCCGTGACCGTGACCCAGCAGCCCGACATCACGGTCCGGGTGGCGGTGACCGTCGCCGTGCTCTTCGTGCTCGGTTTCATCGTGCTGCTGGCCTCCTTCCGCCGGTCGACCCTGGGGGTGGCGGGGGTGATGGGGGAGTCGATGCTCGTGGACCTGCGAGACCGGATCCTCAAGCAGGGTGCGATCCCGACGCTCCCCGCCCGGTGGAACGTGGCCTGGGAGCTCCGCTCGGCCGGGGGGACGGCCTTCGCCGGCGACTTCGTGGTGGCCAGCCGCTCGCGCGACCGTCTCGAGCTGGCGGTGGTCGACGTCTCCGGCAAGGGCGAGGACGCCGGCACGCGGGCGCTGCTGCTCTCCGGAGCCTTCGGTGGACTGCTCGGGGCCATGTCACCGGCACAGTTCCTCCCTGCTGCCAACGACTACCTGCTGCGGCAGGCGTGGGAGGAGGGCTTCGCCACGGCGATCCACCTCTCCCTGGACCTGGCCACCGGCCACTTCGAGCTCCGTTCGGCCGGCCACCCGCCGGCGGCCGTGCACGACGCGGGCACCGGACGCTGGGGCGTGGTCGTGGCCGACGGCCCGCTGCTGGGACTGATCGAGGACGCCACCTACCCCTCGACCGCCGGGGTGATGCGGCCCGGCGACGCGATGCTGCTCTACACCGACGGGCTGGTGGAGGAGCGTGGCCGGGACATCAGCCTGGGCATCGACCGGATGCTGGGGCAGGCCGAGCGGATCCTGCGCGGCGACTTCGAGGACGGGGCGGCGCGGCTGATCGACGCGCTGGGCTCGCCCGACGACGACCGGGCGCTGCTGATGGTGCACCGGCGCCCCTGA
- a CDS encoding mycothiol-dependent nitroreductase Rv2466c family protein has protein sequence MTDAKTHADFWFDPLCPFAWITSRWILEVEKVRDIEVVWHVMSLAYLNQDKDIPDEYREMLQPAWGPVRVCIAAEQRHGRRVLLPLYTAMGERIHVGEQPISRELIAAAVADAGLEADLVDAMDDPSYDEAVARSHHEGMDQVGDEVGTPTIAIEGAAFFGPVLSKIPRGEEAGQLWDGCVAVAKVPYFYELKRSRTGELDFS, from the coding sequence ATGACCGACGCCAAGACGCATGCCGACTTCTGGTTCGACCCGCTGTGCCCGTTCGCCTGGATCACCTCGCGGTGGATCCTGGAGGTGGAGAAGGTGCGCGACATCGAGGTGGTGTGGCACGTGATGAGCCTGGCCTACCTCAACCAGGACAAGGACATCCCGGACGAGTACCGGGAGATGCTGCAGCCCGCCTGGGGGCCGGTGCGGGTGTGTATCGCCGCCGAGCAGCGGCACGGCCGCAGGGTGCTGCTGCCGCTCTACACCGCCATGGGGGAGCGGATCCACGTCGGGGAGCAGCCGATCTCCCGTGAGCTGATCGCCGCCGCGGTCGCCGACGCCGGTCTCGAGGCCGACCTGGTCGACGCGATGGACGACCCGTCGTACGACGAGGCGGTGGCGCGCTCGCACCACGAGGGGATGGACCAGGTGGGCGACGAGGTCGGCACGCCGACCATCGCGATCGAGGGAGCCGCGTTCTTCGGCCCGGTGCTCTCGAAGATCCCGCGCGGCGAGGAGGCGGGTCAGCTCTGGGACGGCTGCGTCGCCGTCGCCAAGGTCCCCTACTTCTACGAGCTCAAGCGTTCGCGGACCGGGGAGCTCGACTTCAGCTGA
- a CDS encoding Fpg/Nei family DNA glycosylase yields MPEGHTLRRLADDLSATFAGRRVGVSSPQGRFAVEARQLDGEVLVGADSAGKHLFLEFPGDRFVHIHLGLIGGFAVHPEAAGVPPPVGQVRLRLVAEAEPDRSPAYADLRGATRCDLVGAEAVDSVLARLGPDPLRPDADPDRAWQKIRRSRKPIGELLLDQSVLAGVGNVYRAEVLFRQRLHPLRPADTLRSGQFLAIWRDLVELMAEGVRLGRIDTVRPEHTPEAMGRPPRRDDHGGEVYVYRRTGQPCLVCGTRVRTEPLAGRNSFWCPRCQPSFRSRALGSGAIARKDSHG; encoded by the coding sequence ATGCCTGAGGGGCACACCCTGCGTCGGCTCGCCGACGACCTCAGTGCCACCTTCGCCGGCCGCCGCGTCGGCGTCAGCAGCCCCCAGGGCCGGTTCGCCGTCGAGGCGCGTCAGCTCGACGGCGAGGTGCTGGTCGGCGCTGACTCGGCCGGCAAGCACCTGTTCCTGGAGTTCCCCGGCGACCGGTTCGTGCACATCCACCTCGGGCTGATCGGCGGCTTCGCGGTGCACCCCGAGGCCGCGGGCGTGCCACCCCCGGTCGGGCAGGTGCGGCTGCGCCTGGTCGCCGAGGCCGAGCCGGACCGGTCTCCGGCGTACGCCGACCTGCGCGGCGCCACCCGCTGCGACCTGGTCGGCGCGGAGGCCGTCGACTCGGTGCTCGCCCGGCTGGGGCCCGACCCGTTGCGACCGGACGCCGACCCGGACCGGGCCTGGCAGAAGATCCGGCGCAGCCGCAAGCCGATCGGCGAGCTGCTCCTGGACCAGTCGGTCCTGGCCGGCGTGGGCAACGTCTACCGGGCCGAGGTCCTGTTCCGCCAGCGTCTGCACCCGCTGCGCCCGGCCGACACCCTGCGCAGCGGCCAGTTCCTGGCGATCTGGCGCGACCTGGTGGAGCTGATGGCCGAGGGCGTGCGGCTCGGCCGGATCGACACCGTGCGCCCCGAGCACACGCCCGAGGCGATGGGCCGGCCGCCCCGGCGCGACGACCACGGCGGCGAGGTCTACGTCTACCGGAGGACCGGCCAGCCGTGCCTGGTGTGCGGCACCCGGGTGCGCACCGAGCCGCTGGCGGGACGCAACTCGTTCTGGTGCCCCCGATGTCAGCCGTCATTCAGGTCGCGGGCCCTAGGCTCTGGGGCAATCGCACGCAAGGACTCCCATGGCTGA
- the tig gene encoding trigger factor produces MKSAVENLSPTRAKLTVEVPFEELKPSLDAAYKKIAQQINVPGFRRGKVPAAVIDRQVGRGVVLDEAVNQVVPAKYIEAMQSAGLEPLAQPEIEVTRLEDNDILVFTAEVDVKPQFDLPDYEGVEAQVEDVEVTDADVEEQVEALRERFGTLVDVDRAAAEGDFVTIDLRAAQDGETVEGGEVSGMSYKVGRGGMLDGLDEALVGMSADEEKTFDSQLVGGDLVGQDVEVTVKVTGVQEQQLPELDDEFAQMASEFDTVEELTADVRERLGRGKRLEQAAAARDAVLEALLEKVSIPLPDDLVTDELNARRQNIEQQLVFAGLTMEKYLEDEGQTTEEFEADLDRRVRDAITAQFLLDAIAKKEELGVDQNDLSQHMVMRAQQSGQDPQEFANHMFEHNHIPDLVQEILRGKALAQVVETAVVKDASGDVVDLKNLRPDGSVGEPAAAPEAEEQDAETDDSAEEPKEDDKA; encoded by the coding sequence GTGAAGAGCGCCGTCGAGAACTTGAGCCCGACCCGGGCCAAGCTGACTGTCGAGGTGCCCTTCGAGGAGCTCAAGCCGAGCCTCGACGCGGCGTACAAGAAGATCGCCCAGCAGATCAACGTTCCCGGCTTCCGCCGGGGCAAGGTGCCCGCCGCGGTGATCGACCGCCAGGTCGGCCGCGGCGTGGTCCTCGACGAGGCCGTCAACCAGGTCGTTCCCGCCAAGTACATCGAGGCCATGCAGTCCGCCGGCCTGGAGCCGCTGGCCCAGCCCGAGATCGAGGTCACCCGCCTCGAGGACAACGACATCCTCGTCTTCACCGCCGAGGTGGACGTCAAGCCCCAGTTCGACCTCCCCGACTACGAGGGCGTCGAGGCCCAGGTCGAGGACGTCGAGGTCACCGACGCCGACGTCGAGGAGCAGGTGGAGGCGCTCCGCGAGCGCTTCGGCACCCTGGTCGACGTCGACCGGGCGGCGGCCGAGGGCGACTTCGTCACCATCGACCTGCGCGCGGCCCAGGACGGCGAGACCGTCGAGGGCGGCGAGGTCTCCGGGATGTCCTACAAGGTCGGTCGCGGCGGCATGCTCGACGGCCTCGACGAGGCCCTGGTCGGCATGAGCGCCGACGAGGAGAAGACGTTCGACTCCCAGCTCGTCGGCGGCGACCTGGTCGGCCAGGACGTCGAGGTGACCGTCAAGGTGACCGGCGTCCAGGAGCAGCAGCTGCCCGAGCTCGACGACGAGTTCGCCCAGATGGCCTCGGAGTTCGACACCGTCGAGGAGCTCACCGCCGACGTGCGCGAGCGGCTCGGCCGGGGCAAGCGCCTGGAGCAGGCTGCGGCCGCCCGCGACGCCGTCCTGGAGGCGCTGCTGGAGAAGGTCTCCATCCCGCTGCCCGACGACCTGGTCACCGACGAGCTCAACGCCCGCCGGCAGAACATCGAGCAGCAGCTGGTCTTCGCCGGCCTGACGATGGAGAAGTACCTCGAGGACGAGGGCCAGACCACCGAGGAGTTCGAGGCGGACCTCGACCGTCGGGTCCGCGACGCGATCACCGCGCAGTTCCTGCTCGACGCGATCGCCAAGAAGGAGGAGCTGGGGGTCGACCAGAACGACCTGTCCCAGCACATGGTGATGCGCGCCCAGCAGTCCGGCCAGGACCCGCAGGAGTTCGCGAACCACATGTTCGAGCACAACCACATCCCGGACCTGGTCCAGGAGATCCTGCGCGGCAAGGCCCTGGCGCAGGTGGTGGAGACCGCGGTGGTCAAGGACGCCTCCGGCGACGTGGTCGACCTGAAGAACCTCCGCCCGGACGGCTCGGTGGGCGAGCCCGCCGCCGCGCCCGAGGCCGAGGAGCAGGACGCCGAGACCGACGACTCCGCCGAGGAGCCGAAGGAAGACGACAAGGCCTGA
- a CDS encoding ribose-5-phosphate isomerase, protein MRVHLGSDHAGLELKDHLMNWLVDAGHEAVDHGPFVYDAVDDYPVFCLRAAEAVAAERAEGQMSLGVVIGGSGNGEQIAANKVIGIRCALAWSEETAALAKEHNDANVVSVGGRMHTLEEMTRYVEVFLTTPFSGDERHVRRIGQMAEYEQTRELPPLPESALTGPDA, encoded by the coding sequence ATGCGCGTGCACCTCGGTTCTGACCATGCCGGCCTCGAGCTCAAGGACCACCTGATGAACTGGCTGGTCGACGCCGGCCACGAGGCGGTGGACCACGGACCGTTCGTCTACGACGCGGTCGACGACTACCCCGTCTTCTGCCTGCGGGCGGCCGAGGCGGTGGCCGCCGAGCGCGCCGAGGGCCAGATGAGCCTCGGCGTGGTGATCGGCGGCTCGGGCAACGGCGAGCAGATCGCCGCGAACAAGGTGATCGGGATCCGCTGCGCCCTGGCCTGGTCGGAGGAGACCGCGGCGCTGGCCAAGGAGCACAACGACGCCAACGTGGTCTCCGTGGGTGGTCGGATGCACACCCTGGAGGAGATGACCCGCTACGTCGAGGTCTTCCTCACCACCCCGTTCTCCGGCGACGAGCGGCACGTGCGCCGGATCGGCCAGATGGCCGAGTACGAGCAGACCCGTGAGCTCCCGCCCCTGCCGGAGTCGGCGCTGACGGGGCCGGATGCCTGA
- the metG gene encoding methionine--tRNA ligase, with protein sequence MSKVLSAVAWPYANGPRHIGHVAGFGVPSDVFSRYMRMTGHDVLMVSGSDEHGTPILIAADEAGMTPQQLADKNHRLIVEDLVGLGLSYDMYTRTTTRNHHAVVQEMFRGVYENGYFVEQTTYGAISPSTGRTLPDRYIEGTCPICGTPGARGDQCDACGNQLDPHDLIDPVSRINGETPEFIETQHFFLDLPALAEALGEWLDEREASGTWRPNVIKFSKNILAEIRPRAMTRDIDWGIAVPLDGWRENQTKKLYVWFDAVIGYLSASIEWARRSGDPDAWRAWWNDPRALSYYFMGKDNITFHSQIWPAELLAYNGQGSKGGAEHEYGRLNLPTEVVSSEFLTMEGRKFSSSKKVVIYVADLLSRYQADAFRYFVAAAGPENQDSDFSWSEFVQRTNSELVAGWGNLVSRTATLVAKNFGQIPEAGPLTDEDRRILDLVDDAFGVVGEQIGRNRMRHAITEAMRTVGEVNKYVTDSEPWKIKDDPERLATVLHVMAQCVQDLNTLLSPFLPFTANEVDRALGGLGDVQPLPRIEEAEDLDGGPGYPVITGDYTGIRPWRRLPVRPGTPVEKPAPVFTKLDPAVVDDELARLGLA encoded by the coding sequence ATGAGCAAAGTCCTCTCCGCAGTTGCCTGGCCGTACGCGAACGGCCCGCGCCACATCGGCCACGTGGCCGGGTTCGGCGTGCCCTCCGACGTCTTCAGTCGGTACATGCGGATGACGGGCCACGACGTGCTCATGGTCTCCGGCTCCGACGAGCACGGCACGCCGATCCTGATCGCCGCCGACGAGGCCGGCATGACGCCCCAGCAGCTGGCCGACAAGAACCACCGGCTGATCGTGGAGGACCTGGTCGGGCTCGGCCTCTCCTACGACATGTACACCCGCACCACCACCCGCAACCACCACGCGGTGGTGCAGGAGATGTTCCGCGGGGTCTACGAGAACGGCTACTTCGTCGAGCAGACGACGTACGGCGCGATCTCGCCGTCCACCGGCCGCACCCTGCCGGATCGCTACATCGAGGGCACCTGCCCGATCTGCGGCACCCCCGGCGCCCGCGGCGACCAGTGCGACGCCTGCGGCAACCAGCTGGACCCGCACGACCTGATCGACCCGGTCTCCCGGATCAACGGGGAGACGCCGGAGTTCATCGAGACCCAGCACTTCTTCCTCGACCTGCCGGCCCTGGCCGAGGCGCTGGGGGAGTGGCTCGACGAGCGGGAGGCCTCGGGCACCTGGCGCCCCAACGTCATCAAGTTCTCCAAGAACATCCTCGCCGAGATCCGCCCGCGGGCGATGACCCGCGACATCGACTGGGGCATCGCGGTGCCCCTGGACGGCTGGCGCGAGAACCAGACGAAGAAGCTCTACGTCTGGTTCGACGCGGTGATCGGCTACCTCTCCGCCTCGATCGAGTGGGCGCGGCGCAGCGGCGACCCCGACGCCTGGCGCGCCTGGTGGAACGACCCGCGGGCGCTGTCGTACTACTTCATGGGCAAGGACAACATCACCTTCCACAGCCAGATCTGGCCGGCCGAGCTGCTGGCCTACAACGGCCAGGGCAGCAAGGGTGGTGCCGAGCACGAGTACGGCCGGCTCAACCTGCCCACCGAGGTGGTGAGCTCGGAGTTCCTCACGATGGAGGGGCGCAAGTTCTCCTCCTCCAAGAAGGTCGTGATCTACGTCGCCGACCTGCTCTCGCGCTACCAGGCGGACGCCTTCCGGTACTTCGTCGCGGCCGCCGGCCCGGAGAACCAGGACTCCGACTTCTCCTGGTCGGAGTTCGTGCAGCGCACCAACTCCGAGCTGGTCGCCGGCTGGGGCAACCTGGTCAGCCGGACCGCGACGCTGGTCGCCAAGAACTTCGGCCAGATCCCGGAGGCGGGTCCGCTCACCGACGAGGACCGACGGATCCTGGACCTCGTCGACGACGCGTTCGGGGTCGTGGGCGAGCAGATCGGCCGCAACCGGATGCGGCACGCGATCACCGAGGCGATGCGCACCGTGGGCGAGGTCAACAAGTACGTCACCGACTCCGAGCCGTGGAAGATCAAGGACGACCCGGAGCGCCTGGCCACCGTGCTGCACGTGATGGCCCAGTGCGTGCAGGACCTCAACACGCTGCTCAGCCCGTTCCTGCCGTTCACCGCCAACGAGGTGGACCGAGCCTTGGGCGGCCTCGGCGACGTGCAGCCGCTGCCGCGGATCGAGGAGGCCGAGGACCTGGACGGCGGGCCCGGCTACCCGGTGATCACCGGCGACTACACCGGCATCCGTCCGTGGCGTCGGCTCCCCGTGCGCCCGGGGACCCCGGTGGAGAAGCCGGCCCCCGTCTTCACCAAGCTCGACCCTGCCGTGGTGGACGACGAGCTGGCCCGGCTGGGACTGGCCTGA
- a CDS encoding alpha/beta hydrolase: protein MLHPQARAALEAAAGDQRVSDPAFDVEAERARDRAAALAGPREQVAQVRDLEAAGVPVRFYRPAVDRVPALVVHLHGGGFVLNDVEVHDASARRLTNRTGMAVLSVEYRRPPEHPFPAAPDDVSAVTDWLVAGGLEELGLDPSTPLLAHGDSAGANLALVAALRHPGRFAALALIYPFLDPTMAGESYRTEVQGFDPADARWYWDQYAATPADLEHPDLAPLRSDRLGTLPPTLVVTAEHDPLRDEGELLAGRLAELGVEVVGTRYLGMLHGFWRHPDAYHAAEPLMRQVAAFLGQHV, encoded by the coding sequence ATGCTGCACCCCCAGGCCCGGGCCGCGCTCGAGGCGGCTGCCGGCGACCAGCGGGTCTCCGACCCGGCCTTCGACGTCGAGGCGGAGCGGGCGCGGGACCGGGCCGCCGCGCTGGCCGGACCGCGCGAGCAGGTGGCGCAGGTGCGCGACCTGGAGGCGGCCGGTGTGCCGGTGCGCTTCTACCGCCCGGCCGTCGACCGGGTGCCGGCCCTGGTGGTCCACCTGCACGGGGGCGGCTTCGTGCTCAACGACGTCGAGGTCCACGACGCCTCGGCGCGCCGGCTGACCAACCGGACGGGGATGGCGGTGCTCAGCGTGGAGTACCGGCGTCCGCCCGAGCACCCGTTCCCCGCGGCGCCCGACGACGTCTCCGCGGTCACGGACTGGCTGGTCGCCGGCGGGCTCGAGGAGCTCGGTCTCGACCCGTCGACCCCGCTGCTGGCACACGGCGACAGTGCCGGGGCCAACCTCGCCCTGGTGGCCGCGCTGCGGCACCCGGGACGGTTCGCGGCCCTGGCGCTGATCTACCCGTTCCTGGACCCCACCATGGCGGGGGAGTCCTACCGCACCGAGGTGCAGGGCTTCGACCCCGCGGACGCTCGCTGGTACTGGGACCAGTACGCCGCGACGCCCGCCGACCTGGAGCACCCGGACCTGGCCCCGCTGCGCTCGGACCGGCTCGGCACGCTGCCGCCCACGCTGGTGGTCACCGCCGAGCACGACCCGCTCCGGGACGAGGGCGAGCTGCTCGCCGGGCGGCTCGCCGAGCTCGGCGTGGAGGTCGTGGGGACCCGCTACCTCGGCATGCTGCACGGCTTCTGGCGCCACCCCGACGCCTACCACGCCGCCGAGCCCCTGATGCGTCAGGTGGCGGCCTTCCTGGGCCAGCACGTCTGA
- the pepN gene encoding aminopeptidase N: protein MPGTNLTRDEAATRAALLDVTSYTVELDLTTGEKTFGSTTTLEFSCREPGASTFADLVDATVHEITLNGRSLDPATAYADSRIALDGLEADNVLVVRADCTYSHTGEGLHRFVDPADQRVYLYSQFEVPDARRVFTTFEQPDLKSSFTFQVTAPEHWKVVSNSPTPQPEPAGNGTAVWRFEPTVRMSTYITAIVAGEYHEVLDTYEGKFGTIPLGHYCRQSLVEHMDTEELVRTTKQSFGFFEEKFDFPYPFGKYDQLYVPEYNMGAMENAGCVTLRDEYLPRSRQPRSFYEFRTSVITHEMAHMWFGNLVTMKWWDDLWLNESFAEWACYWCEAEATDFTDAWTGFANARKQTGYRADQLPSTHPIAADNVDLHAVEVNFDMITYAKGASVLKQLVAWVGLEPFVAGLRQYFKDHAFGNATFDDLLAALERSSGRELQGWAREWLQTAGVNTLRPSFELDDEGRYTSFTVEQSAPADYPTLRRHRLGIGLYDAEPGEAGTERLVRRHYLEVDVEGASTAVAELVGERQPALLLLNDEDHAYAKIRLDERSLDTAVTGLSRLDDSLARALVWGATWDMTRDAELPARDFVRLVLANIGTETDSWGVTRIPVSAAMAVNLYSDPGSRAELRAEWEAGLRELLLAAEPASDHQLTFARAYAGAARSEAGLADLEALLDGSLQVEGLVVDQDLRWTLITGLAAGGRFGDAQIDAELERDRTISGQEKAAAARVAQPTAEAKALGWEAIMDPATPNETSREMVLSIFRAGQDEVVAPYLEKYLDAAGTLIDTLGFHKASIVLEHGFPKALASPELVDRVEQWLAATDAPKAAQRYAREGVADVVRALDAQACDTRAAGA, encoded by the coding sequence ATGCCTGGAACTAACCTCACACGGGACGAGGCCGCCACCCGCGCCGCCCTCCTGGACGTGACGTCGTACACCGTCGAGCTGGACCTGACCACCGGGGAGAAGACCTTCGGCTCGACGACCACCCTCGAGTTCTCCTGCCGGGAGCCCGGCGCGAGCACCTTCGCCGACCTCGTCGACGCCACGGTGCACGAGATCACCCTCAACGGCCGGTCCCTGGACCCCGCCACCGCGTACGCCGACAGCCGGATCGCCCTGGACGGCCTCGAGGCCGACAACGTGCTGGTGGTCCGCGCCGACTGCACCTACAGCCACACCGGCGAGGGCCTGCACCGCTTCGTCGACCCGGCCGACCAGCGGGTCTACCTCTACAGCCAGTTCGAGGTGCCGGACGCCCGCCGGGTCTTCACCACCTTCGAGCAGCCCGACCTCAAGTCCAGCTTCACGTTCCAGGTGACCGCGCCCGAGCACTGGAAAGTGGTCTCCAACTCCCCCACGCCCCAGCCCGAGCCCGCCGGGAACGGCACCGCGGTGTGGCGCTTCGAGCCCACGGTCCGGATGTCGACCTACATCACCGCGATCGTCGCCGGTGAGTACCACGAGGTGCTCGACACCTACGAGGGCAAGTTCGGCACCATCCCGCTGGGCCACTACTGCCGCCAGTCGCTGGTCGAGCACATGGACACCGAGGAGCTGGTGCGCACCACCAAGCAGAGCTTCGGGTTCTTCGAGGAGAAGTTCGACTTCCCCTACCCCTTCGGCAAGTACGACCAGCTCTACGTGCCGGAGTACAACATGGGCGCGATGGAGAACGCCGGCTGCGTCACGCTGCGCGACGAGTACCTGCCCCGCAGCCGCCAGCCGCGCTCGTTCTACGAGTTCCGCACCTCGGTGATCACCCACGAGATGGCGCACATGTGGTTCGGCAACCTGGTGACCATGAAGTGGTGGGACGACCTCTGGCTCAACGAGTCGTTCGCGGAGTGGGCCTGCTACTGGTGCGAGGCGGAGGCCACGGACTTCACCGACGCCTGGACCGGCTTCGCCAACGCCCGCAAGCAGACCGGCTACCGCGCCGACCAGCTGCCGAGCACCCACCCGATCGCGGCCGACAACGTCGACCTGCACGCGGTCGAGGTCAACTTCGACATGATCACCTACGCCAAGGGCGCCTCGGTGCTCAAGCAGCTGGTGGCCTGGGTCGGCCTGGAGCCCTTCGTGGCCGGTCTGCGCCAGTACTTCAAGGACCACGCGTTCGGCAACGCCACGTTCGACGACCTGCTGGCGGCGCTGGAGCGCTCCTCGGGCCGTGAGCTGCAGGGCTGGGCCCGGGAGTGGCTGCAGACCGCGGGGGTCAACACCCTGCGCCCGTCCTTCGAGCTGGACGACGAGGGCCGCTACACCTCCTTCACCGTCGAGCAGAGCGCTCCGGCGGACTACCCGACGCTGCGCCGGCACCGGCTGGGCATCGGCCTCTACGACGCCGAGCCGGGCGAGGCCGGGACCGAGCGGCTGGTCCGTCGCCACTACCTCGAGGTCGACGTGGAGGGCGCCTCCACCGCGGTCGCCGAGCTCGTCGGGGAGCGCCAGCCCGCGCTGCTGCTGCTCAACGACGAGGACCACGCCTACGCCAAGATCCGGCTCGACGAGCGCTCCCTGGACACGGCGGTCACCGGGCTCTCCCGGCTCGACGACTCGCTGGCCCGGGCCCTGGTCTGGGGCGCCACCTGGGACATGACCCGCGACGCCGAGCTGCCGGCGCGTGACTTCGTCCGGCTGGTGCTGGCCAACATCGGCACCGAGACCGACTCCTGGGGCGTCACCCGGATCCCGGTCTCTGCCGCCATGGCCGTCAACCTCTACTCCGACCCGGGCTCCCGCGCCGAGCTGCGTGCCGAGTGGGAGGCGGGACTGCGCGAGCTGCTGCTCGCCGCCGAGCCCGCCAGCGACCACCAGCTCACCTTCGCCCGGGCGTACGCCGGCGCGGCCCGCTCGGAGGCCGGCCTGGCCGACCTGGAGGCGCTGCTCGACGGCTCGCTGCAGGTCGAGGGCCTGGTCGTCGACCAGGACCTGCGCTGGACCCTGATCACCGGGCTCGCCGCGGGCGGCCGGTTCGGCGACGCGCAGATCGACGCCGAGCTGGAGCGCGACCGGACCATCTCGGGCCAGGAGAAGGCGGCCGCCGCCCGGGTGGCCCAGCCGACCGCGGAGGCGAAGGCACTGGGCTGGGAGGCGATCATGGATCCCGCGACGCCAAACGAGACCTCCCGGGAGATGGTCTTGTCCATCTTCCGCGCCGGTCAGGACGAGGTCGTGGCGCCGTACCTGGAGAAGTACCTGGACGCGGCCGGCACGCTGATCGACACGCTGGGCTTCCACAAGGCCTCGATCGTGCTCGAGCACGGCTTCCCCAAGGCCCTGGCCTCGCCGGAGCTGGTCGACCGGGTCGAGCAGTGGCTCGCTGCCACCGACGCACCCAAGGCCGCCCAGCGGTACGCCCGCGAGGGCGTGGCCGACGTGGTGCGCGCGCTGGACGCGCAGGCGTGCGACACCCGGGCCGCCGGCGCCTGA